The Fructilactobacillus myrtifloralis genome segment GATTGCTAGTCAATTGATGGTGGCAGTGGCTGAGTACGCCCGCGAGCACCACGATTGGATTAAACCGGTTTGTTCCTATTCACAACGGTTTTTTCAACGATCCGACCAATATCACGATTTAATAAAGGAGTAAGATACGATGGCAGTTTTAGTTGCTGGAGGAGCTGGCTACATTGGCTCACACATGGTTGATCGCCTGATCAATGAGGGTTATGACGTGGTGGTCGCTGACAACTTGTCAACGGGGCACCGGGCTGCAATTCACCCGCAAGCCCGTTTTTATGAAGGAGACACCCGAGACGCCCACTTTTTAGACAATTTATTTGCGCAAGAAGACATCGAGGCTGTGATTCACATGGATGCATTCTCGTTAGTTCCAGAATCAATGCAAAAACCGTTGAAGTATTTTGATAACAATGTAATCGGGATGATTGTGCTTTTAGAAGCCATGCAACGCGCGGGGGTCAAGTACGTGGTCTTTTCATCGACGGCGGCAACCTACGGCAATCCCGAACGGATTCCGATTCACGAAGCTGATCGCAAGGATCCGATTAATCCATACGGAGAAAGCAAGTTAATGATGGAACACATCATGAAGTGGGTGGAACAAGCCGACGGAATTCACTCCGTAGCGCTGCGCTACTTTAACGCCGCGGGCGCCAAGGCGGATGGTTCAATTGGAGAAGATCACCAACCAGAAACCCATTTAATTCCGATTGTTTTGAAGGTAGCTGCGGGGCAACAGGAAAAGTTGAAGATTTTTGGTGATGATTACGACACCCCGGATGGCACGAACGTCCGGGATTACATTCACATCTTAGATTTAGCGGATGCCCACATTTTAGCCATGGAATACCTGAAACAAGGAAATCCGAGCGAGGTCTTTAACCTTGGTTCCTCGACCGGTTTTTCGAACCGCGAGATTTTAGAGGCGGCCCGGCGGGTAACTGGCCAAACAATCCCAGCAGAAATTGCTCCCCGGCGGGGTGGTGATCCAGATACGCTCATCGCGGATAGTCACAAAGCTCGTGAGGTGCTGGGCTGGAAGCCGCAATATGATGATGTGGAAGAGATTATTAAAACCGCCTGGACGTGGAAACAAACCCATCCACACGGTTACGAAGACCGGTCCTAATGAAAGCACGAATGCAGCAATCCCAAACCTACCTGGGGGTAATCCTCGCAATTGCAGGAGCCTTAATGTGGGGGATCCAGGGTCCCGTTTCTCAGTTCTTGTATCAGGATCATAGCTTTTCCACGGAGTGGCTCATGGGCGTGAAAATGCTCGTTTCGGGCGTTTTGATTCTGCTCTTTGTCCGGTTCGGGCAGCGGCAACCAATTCTAAAGATTTGGAACCGCCACAATTGGCTAACCTTAGTTTTGTATGCGCTCTTAGGATTAACCGGGGTGCAGTATTTTTTCCTGTTAACCGTGCGAGCCAGTAATCCGGCGACCGCGACAATCATGCAAAGCTTGGGGACCGTGATGATTGTGATCTTAACGGCCCTGATTTACCACCAGTTGCCGAGTCGACCTGAGGCCAGTGCGGTGCTCGTGGCTTTAATTGGAACGTGGTTATTGGTTACCAAGGGAGATCTAACCCAGCTGGCGATTAGTCCCACGGCCTTTGGGCTTGGTCTGACCGTTGCTCTGGCGGGAGCATTACAAACGATGCTACCGGTCCGCTTGATTCAGCACAACAACACCCTGGTCGTAGTCGGCTGGGCGATGCTCATCGGGGGCGTGATTTTTAGCCTGATTCACCCCGTCTGGGTCAATCCACCCCACCTCAACGTCGGGGTGGTGCTGGGCGTCGGCTTCATCGTGATTTTCGGCACGATGCTGGCGTTTATTTGCTTTATTTCCAGTTTGCACTACATTTCACCGACCACGGCGGGACTGTTAGATACATTTGAGCCCCTATCAGCCACGCTGGGAACGGTCGTGTGCTTTAATACCAGTTTTAATGGGGCCGAAGTGATCGGAGGCTTGTTAATTCTAAGTACGGTTTTCATTTTGGCAGTCCCAACCAAGAAGCATTCTTCATAAGCAGGAGGCTTCTTTTTTTTGCGATTAATTGAACACCGTGTTGACTTAATAAGCAAAATGAGTACAATAGAATTTGATTGAAAAAGTAGGGAGGGGCGTCGATGGCAAAGCAAACGCGAAAAACCAGCACGGTGGCTGATATTCAAACGGCTCTGATTCAGCTAATTAACGAAAAGGGACTACCGAATTTGAACGTCACTGATTTGACCCGGGCCGCGGGGATCGGTCGGGGGACGTTTTATACCCATTACACCGATAAAGCGGACCTGGTTGAGCAGGTGGAAACGGATTTATTGAAACGGTTGCAGGCGGATTTAGCCCACATCATGCCGGATGCGATGAAGTGGTTGATTAGTTCGACTGCCGAACCGGCGCCCTTCATTACGGAAACGTTAAATAATTTTTATGAGAACCAGCGCCTCATTGCCGCCTTACTTAGTGAGCAGGGAGATCCGTACTTTTTGAATCGGATTAAGCAGGTGGTGTTTGCCGATTTAGATACCGCCATGGTGCAGCTGGGGGATCAATTTCAGAGTCGGAGTGATTTACCGGCTGACTATGTCAGAGAATTTATCATTGATGAAATTATGGGCGTGATCTTGTACTGGATTAAGAAACCCCAGCCAGAACAACCCGCGGAAGTGGCGCAGATCATTACCCAACTCCAACGCACGGCCCCTGCACAATTATTAAGGAAAACAAAGGAAAAAGGAGGAACCAAAGATGAATAAATTTATCAAGAAATACAGTGGGGTAGCCGTTCTCTGGCTAGTCGCCGTGGTCGCTGCCGTCCTCTTTTTGCCTAACATTGGGAACCTTGAGGCCCAAAAGGGACAGACTAAGATTCCAGCCACCATGCAAAGCCAGGTAGCTGATAACATGCAAAAACACTGGGGGCATCACATTAGTAATACCCGCCAGGTGGTGTTGGTCTATAACAATGGTGAAAAGCCACTGACCAAGGCCCAGCAACAACGAATTGACCACCAGGTGCAAAAGTTAGAAAATCACGCCCAGCACTATGGGATTAAGGGCGTGACCTCAATTACTAACACGCCTGCCGCTAAGCAGCAGTTGCTGTCAAAGGATCGAACGACAGAAATCGTGCAACTGAACGTCTCAAAACGAGACTCCGTGGAAACGATGAACCAGAAATTACAAACCGGTTCCAAGGTTAGCGGGGTGCATTCCTACGTTACCGGTGCGGACGTTTTAAACGACGACATGCGGTTATCAATGGTGTCTGGCATTAAGAAGACCGAAATCATCGCCACCATCTTTATTTTAATCGTGTTGATTCTAGTCTTCCGCTCACCAATTGTGCCGCTGATTTCGTTACTAACGGTGGGAGTTTCGTTCATTGTTTCTTTGAGCGTAGTGATGAACCTCGTGCGCTTCTTTAACTTCCCGCTCTCGAACTTTACCCAGGTATTCATGGTGGTGGTACTGTTTGGGATTGGAACGGATTACAACATCCTGCTGTACGATCAGTTTAAGGAAAACCTTGCCAACGGCATGGAGCGGATTCAAGCGACCGTGGATGCCCGAAAACAAGCTGGACGGACGATTCTTGACAGCGGGGTGTCGGTCTTAATCGGGTTTGCCGCGCTCGGATTAGCTAACTTTTCCATTTACAAATCCGGTTTTGCCGTGGCCGTTGGAGTGGTGGTACTGCTCCTTGTGCTACTAACGTTGAATCCCTTCTTTATGGCCATTTTGGGGCCGAAGATGTACTGGCCTAACAAAAACTTGGCAGAACAAAGCCAAAACAGCCGACTCTGGGGCTGGCTTTCCAGTAAAGCCGTTCAGTTTGCAGTTCCGGCAATCGTAATCGTGTTAGCAATTCTGCTGCCCCTGATTTCCTTTGGCCATGGTAATTTGAGTTATGACAGTGCGGTCGAACTCAGTAATCAGGTTCCGTCAAAACAAGGGTTGAATGTGGTGGAAAAACACTTCTCCAAGGGAACGGCGGAACCATCAACCGTGTACATTCAATCCAAGCATTCGTTGAATAATCAAGCCGATTTAATGAAGATTGATGAGGTTACGAACCAGTTGCGAAGCCGCAAGGACGTTGCGACGGTGGCCTCGGTTACCCAACCAGGTGGCCAACCAATTAAACAACTATACCTAAAGGATCAGTTACAAACGCTGACTGGAAAGATGAACCAGGCCGACCAAGGGGTCCAACAATTGCAAAACGGTGGGAACGCTCAGAGATTTAATGGAGACCAACTACGAGCAATTGGCGAATCGGCACAGGCAATTGGGCAAAAGCTACAGACCATTCAGGCGAGCGCAGGTAACCAACCGACGGGAGAGCAAGCCGTAGCGGCCATGCAACAACGCGCGACTGCGTTAGGTTCTCCTTTGAACCAAGCTCAGCTCCAGGTAATTGCGGGCGCCTTGCAACAGGCGCAGGCCGGGCAAAGTAACGTTGCAGGCCAATTAAATGGCATTGCAAGTGATACGCAACAAATTGGGAACAATGCCCAAGCCCTCGGCCAACAGCTACAAGCCCTACAGGTCCAAGCTCAACAAGCCCAGCAGGGACTCGGCCAGCTCTCAGGTGGCTTAGGCCAAGCTAACGGCTACTTAACATCAGTTCAGGGTTCTGCCGCCGGACAAACCTTCTTTATCCCAGAACAGGTCCGGCAGAGTAGTGAATTTAAGCAAGCCACGCAGAACTACCTCTCTGAAAACGAAAAGACCACCAAGATTATGGTGGTCTTGAAACAAAACCCGTCGAGTGCCAAGGCCATGAAGACGGTTAATGACATTCAGGACCAAGTTCAACAAAATCTAAAGGGCAGTAACTTAGCCCACGCCAAGGTTGCTGTGAACGGGCAGAGTGCTTTGATTTCTGATACCCAAACGATTGCCTCAGGCGACTTCTTCCGGACGTCCGTAATCATGCTGGGTGGAATCTTAATCGCACTAATCTTTGTAACACGCTCCATCTTACAGCCACTGTACATCGAAGGAACGTTACTGTTAGCATACTTTGGGGCGCTAACGTTGACCCACTGGATTAGTAGCCTCATTCTGGGGCAAACCATGTTAACCTGGAACACGCCGTTCTTTGCGTTCATCATGATCATTGCGCTCGGAGTGGATTACAGTATCTTCTTGATGCGCAAGTATCAAACCATTGCACCAACAGAGAGTCCAGCGCACCGCATTGTGGCCGCTTCGAAGTTTATTGGAGTGGTTGTGCTCTCTGCCGCCCTGATTTTAGGGGGAACTTTTGCCGCTCTGATTCCATCGGGAGTCTTAACGCTGATTCAAGTGGCGATTGCGGTTATCATCGGGCTTGTCATCCTAGTAATTATTTTGCCAGTTGTAATGGCAGCAGCCGTTAAATTGACCTACCCGGAGCAACCACAAGCTAAACCCCAGGAAACAGAATAAGGTCTAAACAAGTCACGCCAATGCGGGGCTTGTTTTTTGGTTAACTGGGGGACAACTGGACGGAAAAAAGCGTATGATAGACCTATTGGAAAAATTAAGGTTGAAGGGGAATAATCATGGAAAAACAACCGGTAGTGCAACATAAAAACATTACAAAAGGAATTTTTTGGGCGACCTTAGCCTCGGCCTTTTGGGGAATTTCGGGGACGATTCTGCAGTTTGTGTCCCAGAATGCCAACATTCCGGCGGCGTGGTTTTTATCCGTCCGGACCCTCTTTTCCGGGGTAATCTTGCTCTTTATTAGTGCCATTTTATACCGGGGCAAAATCTTCGGGGTCTTTCGGGATGTTCATTCAATCCTGCTCATCTTCGGCTATGCAATCTTTGGATTGGGAGCCAACTTACTCTCATTCTTTCTGAGTGTGCAGACGGGGAACGCGGCTTCGGCCACCATTTTGCAGTACCTCGCCCCCCTCTTTATTTTGTTAGGGGGACTAGTGTTTAAACACCGGATCCCTAGTAAGATTGACGTGCTGGTGTTTGTGATTGCCCTAGTGGGAGTTGTCCTCTCGATTACCAAGGGTGATCTTAGTCAGCTGTCAATCCCACCAGTTTCCCTCTTTTGGGGGGTAATTTCGGGGATCACGGCCGCGTGTTACGTGGTCATCCCACGGCCGTTGATGGCGCAAAACTCGCCACTGACGGTGTTAGGTTGGGGGACCTTAATTGCGGGGTTCTTCTTTAACCTCCACCAACCCGTGTGGGAAAACGTTCCGCACCTAACCACTGGGAGTGTAGTGGGAATTGCTGCCATCGTGGTCTTTGGAACGGTCTTGCCGTTTGCCTGCCTCTTGTACAGTATGCACTTTGCCAGTTCCGAAGATGTCAGCCTGGTCGATGCCGTTCAACCAGTCATGACTTTTGCCCTGAGCATTATCTTCTTGCACACGCAAATTAGTTTCATGGAAATTGTCGGGTCCGTCTTGGTGATCATTGCCATTTACATTCTGCAAAGTTACCGGCGCAAGGCAGACCAAGCCGCTGCCCGGACGGAGTAGCTGATGGGAGCACAATATCGAGTATTACGGCTGGTAGGGGTACCGGTGGTGCAAACTGCGAACGGGCAGTATGCCATTAAGCGGGATCACAACCAGCACTTTAAACTGCACGAGTGGCGAATTGGAAAGCATACCAAGGGTCATTATCAGGGTCCGGGGCAACTTTTTTTGACGGAACAACAAATGCGGGTTGCAATTGTGGCGGCGTTTGATGTATCTTTTAAAAAACGTCATCGGTATCAGCCGATGGCGCGTTTTTTAACAGACTGTGCGCCCGCTGAAGTCATTGCTGAAGCCCAAGCACAGGGAGCGCAACAACACTTAATCTAAGGGGAGAGCACATGTTTGCATGGTATCGAAAGTTAAATAACAACACGAAGGGAATTTTGTTAGCCGGTCTGGCTTCTGTTTCGTGGGGGATTGCTGGGGTGATCACCCAGTTTGTGTCGCAAAATGAATCCATCCCAGCGTCCTGGTTTTTATCGGCCCGGACGACGGGAGCGGGCCTCATTCTAATTCTGGCAAGTGCCATCATTTATCGCGGACGCATCTTTGATATTTTTAAAAGTTGGAAGTCAATTGCGATTCTAGTTTGCTACGGGTTATTTGGATTAGCAGCCAACATGGGGAGCTTTTACGTTAGTATTCAAACCGGGAACGCAGCTGCGACCACGATTTTGCAATATCTAGCGCCACTGTTCATTGTCATTGGGGCTTTCATCTTTGAACACCGCAAACCGGTGAAGATGGATTTAGTTATTTTCGTGATTGCCATTGTGGGAGTGGTGCTCTCGATTACCAAGGGTGATTTGAGTCAATTATCCATTCCCTTAGATTCGTTTCTATGGGGGTTGGTAACGGGGGTCACGGCCGCTTTGTACGTGGTGCTTCCCCGGCCGCTTGGAAAAACCAACCCACCGATCGTGGTAATGGGTTGGGGAACGTTGATTGCCAGTTTGGCCTTTAACTTGAACCACCCAGTGTGGCGGGACGTCCCACCGTTGAGCACGGGGGCAATCCTGGGAGTGTTAGGGATTATCTTCTTTGGGACGTTGTTAACGTTCTCAACTTTGATTTACGCATCCCGCTTTACTTCATCTGAAAACATTAGTTTGATGGATGCCCTCCAACCGGTTTCCACGTTCATTTTAAGTGTCATCTTCTTTAAGGAGTCACTGAGCTTGGCAGAAGTAATTGGTGCCATCATGGTCATTATTGCCATTTACCTGTTGCAGTATACGCAACGAAATAATCACCTGCTTGATAGTTAATTAAAACCCGCTTTTCGGTAGGAAAGCGGGTTTTAATTTGGGTGCCAATCCGGATTAATTGACGGGTAACCGGAGGGACCATTTATCAGCTGGATTGGTAACAATTGAATTTAATGTAAGTTACTAACGTTCATTTAAAATTCCGGCTGAGTTCGGTATAATAAATGGTATTCTGAATTTTTAGCACGCGGAAGGAAGCGAATAGTTTGAAGAGCAAGCAGCACGGAGTTTCCCTAATGGGCTTAATCATGCTGGTCATCAGTGCCTCCATTGGCGCGGGAATTTATAATGCTAGCGAACAACTGGCAATGGTATCTACTCCAGGACCGGCGCTCGTGGCCTGGTTGATTACCGGAATTGGGATTTTAGGACTCACGTTGAGTTTTAAGTCCCTTAGTGAAACTCATCCGGAGCTAAACGGGATGGTGGAATACGCCCAAACTGGCTTTGGCAACTTCGCCGGCTTTTTATCCGGGTGGGGATACTGGTTATCCTCCTGGGTCGGTAGTGTCGCCTTTGCGACGATGATGATGTCTGCGGTGGGGTATTTTCTGCCGAGTTTTCGCAGTGGGAACTCCCCGATTGCCGTTCTGACCGCCTCGGTCATTTCCTGGCTGTTAACCTTACTGGTGATTAACGGGATTGAGTTGGCCGCCTCGATTAACGTTATTATCACGGTGTTAAAACTAATCCCCCTAGTAGCGTTCATTTTGCTTGGGATTGTTTTATTTAAAGCCAACGTGTTCACCGCCCACTTCTGGGCTAACTTCACGAGTAATTTTCAGTACTACCAGGCAACGCCGAAGGGCATCTTTGCCCAGATGAAGGGCTGTATCATTACGATGATGTGGGTGTTTGTCGGGATCGAAGGAGCCACCATGATGACGGACCGGGCCCAAAAGCGGTCGGATGCTAGTAAGGCCACCATTATCGGGTTTCTGGCGCTCTTAACCATCAACGTGGTTATTTCGATGTTGCCCTATGGTTATCTGACCCAAGCGCAGCTAGCGCACGTCAGTAATCCGGCGCTCACCTACGTTGTGCAAGATATGATTGGCCCCGTTGGGGGAGCGTTAGTTAGCATTTCATTGATTATCACGATCACAGGGGCCTGGCTCTCCTGGACGATGCTACCCGTAGAAGCAACCACGCAGATGGCCGAGAAGGGGTTGTTGCCCCGGTGGTTTGGACATTTAAACCGACGCCAATCACCGTCGCACTCCCTGTGGATGACCCAAATTTTGCTGCAGTTGTTTTTGATCTCCCTCTTGTTTTCTAGTCAAGCTTATAACTTTGCGATTTCCCTCTGTACGGCTGCGATTGTGGTGTGTTATTCCCTAGTTGCGGCTTACCAAATCAAGGTCGGGTGGCACCGGCATTCGTTTGGCTTAATCTTGCCAGGGATTTTGGCTCTTGCCTTTGAACTCGTCGGCATTTCCTTTGCCGGGCTGCAGTACGTGTGGTTGTGTACCATTGCGTACGTGTTAGGCTTTGTGTTCTACATTCGCGCAGCGCACGAACAACACCGGCGGCTTACCCGCCTGGAAATTGGACTGATGATTCTGATTACGCTCGCAGCCGTTGCTGCCGTTATTGCCATCAGTACCGGGAAGCTGGCCCTCAGTTAAGCCTTTAGGCCAGGTGATTAACCCAGCAAATAAGTAAACATGTAAAAAATCCTGCTAACTTACTGGTTAGCAGGATTTTTTTAGGTTATTGAGCGGAACGGTGAAAGCCCGGTAGGGTCAACATCGTGATAAAACTAATCAGGTAGAGGATCGAGAGGAACAACATAACGATAAGTAAGTTGAAGTGCTCCATTAACAAGCCAATGACGAGGGATGACATGCCGCCCACGGCACGACCCACGCCGACGATGATGTTGTTAGCACTCGAACGAACGGACGTAGGATACAGTTGACTAACGACGGCTCCATAACCACCGTACATTCCGTTGGAAAAGAATCCAACGACGGCCCCGATCACCAGTAAGAGGCCGGTCGAGTGCGCGAGGGCAATGCTATATACTAGAACCGCTGAGGCCAGTAAAAAGATTCCAAAGGCTAATCGAGGTCCAAGCCAATCCAGGATGGTCCCGAAGGTTAACATGCCGACGCTCATTCCGCCGATGGTGGCAAGCATCCACAGCGAGGACCCGGCCACGTTTAAATGGCTTTGTTTTTGAACGATGGTGGGCAACCAGTTCATGAGGCCAAAGTAGCCGGCAATCTGAACCGTGGTCATAATCATGAGTCCAATCGTCGTCCAGGCCACCCGGGCGTTTGCAAACATGTACCGGCGAATGGCTGCAAACGGTGGCAGTTTTTCTCGTTGTCGCGCTGCGACAAACGTGGGTGATTCTTTTAAGTGACGGCGGACGAGGAAAACGAGGGCGATGGGGAGCAGGCCAAACAGGTAAAGGGCGTGCCACCCGAGGCTAGGAATCACTAAGGCTGCCAGGATGGCCGCGGCTACGGCTCCCAGTTGACCACCGATTGCGGCAATGGACGACAATTTCCCGAGGTTGCGGTTAGGAAAGGCCTCCGCAATGAGGGTGATTCCAATGCCATATTCACCACCAGCCCCAATTCCAGCTAGCAAGCGAAATAGGTAAATCCAGTAGATGTTCGTAGCAATGCTCATGAGCGCGGTGGCAAGCGCAAAAACAAAGATGGTGTGGGTAAACACCCGAACGCGACCGTACCGATCGCCTAGCATTCCAAAGAGAATGGCACCGATGAGCATCCCCCAGTTGGTAATGGTTCCAATCAAGCCGGCCGCGCCGGGGGAGACGTGCAGGGTGGTAATGATGGAACTGAGGGTAAACGAAAGAAACAGCACGTCCATGTTTTCGAGCCCAAACCCAGAACTAGCGGAAAACAGAACTAGTTTTTGGTTGGCCGTTATCGGGACCTGCTGTTTAGATGCTTTTGCCATGTTGATTCCTCCAAATGGGGGTTCACGGACCCCGTTTATTTGTTGCTTTAATCAGTGTGCCATAAAGACTTCGTTTGTACAATCTTCGTTTTTATATTATAATGCGAGAAATTAATTAAATGGTTCAGAGAAGCCAGATTAAAGCACAAGTTAATTAACCAGCGATTAGTGGGCCTTCTCGACCGTAGAGAAGGTCTTTTTTTGGCTTCTTTTGAACCCGAACCCCGGGAGGTACCAATGACAGATTCACAAGCGACGCACCCACTAATGATTGCCTTAGATTTTCAAACTAAGGAAGCAGTGCAGGCTTTCTTAGCGCAGTTTCCCGATCCAGCCCACCTGACGGTTAAAATTGGCATGGAGCTGTTTGACCGTTACGGTCCTGCGATTGTCAAAGAAATTCAAGCCAGGGGCTGTGCCATTTTTCTAGACCTAAAACTGTTTGACATTCCTAATACCGTCGAACGGGCGCTGACCCAACTCGGGGAACTCGGGGTGCAGTACGTGACGGTGCATACCCTCGGGGGCTCGGCCATGTTACAAGCAGCTCAGCGGGGCTTAGTTGCTGGTGCTAAGCGCGCTCACGTCGCGGTTCCCCATTTGTTAGGGGTGACGGAGCTAACCTCGATTTCGCCAGTTGGACTACGGGACGAACAAAACTGTCGACTGACCATGACGGAGCAGGTGGTGGCCCTTGCAAAGCTTGCCCAGCAGTCGGACTGTGATGGGGTGATTACCTCGGCGCTTGAATTACCAGCACTAGTTGCCGCTGTCGGTCCCGAGTTTGAATACGTG includes the following:
- the galE gene encoding UDP-glucose 4-epimerase GalE, with the protein product MAVLVAGGAGYIGSHMVDRLINEGYDVVVADNLSTGHRAAIHPQARFYEGDTRDAHFLDNLFAQEDIEAVIHMDAFSLVPESMQKPLKYFDNNVIGMIVLLEAMQRAGVKYVVFSSTAATYGNPERIPIHEADRKDPINPYGESKLMMEHIMKWVEQADGIHSVALRYFNAAGAKADGSIGEDHQPETHLIPIVLKVAAGQQEKLKIFGDDYDTPDGTNVRDYIHILDLADAHILAMEYLKQGNPSEVFNLGSSTGFSNREILEAARRVTGQTIPAEIAPRRGGDPDTLIADSHKAREVLGWKPQYDDVEEIIKTAWTWKQTHPHGYEDRS
- a CDS encoding DUF7671 family protein; the protein is MGAQYRVLRLVGVPVVQTANGQYAIKRDHNQHFKLHEWRIGKHTKGHYQGPGQLFLTEQQMRVAIVAAFDVSFKKRHRYQPMARFLTDCAPAEVIAEAQAQGAQQHLI
- a CDS encoding DMT family transporter — translated: MEKQPVVQHKNITKGIFWATLASAFWGISGTILQFVSQNANIPAAWFLSVRTLFSGVILLFISAILYRGKIFGVFRDVHSILLIFGYAIFGLGANLLSFFLSVQTGNAASATILQYLAPLFILLGGLVFKHRIPSKIDVLVFVIALVGVVLSITKGDLSQLSIPPVSLFWGVISGITAACYVVIPRPLMAQNSPLTVLGWGTLIAGFFFNLHQPVWENVPHLTTGSVVGIAAIVVFGTVLPFACLLYSMHFASSEDVSLVDAVQPVMTFALSIIFLHTQISFMEIVGSVLVIIAIYILQSYRRKADQAAARTE
- a CDS encoding DMT family transporter produces the protein MFAWYRKLNNNTKGILLAGLASVSWGIAGVITQFVSQNESIPASWFLSARTTGAGLILILASAIIYRGRIFDIFKSWKSIAILVCYGLFGLAANMGSFYVSIQTGNAAATTILQYLAPLFIVIGAFIFEHRKPVKMDLVIFVIAIVGVVLSITKGDLSQLSIPLDSFLWGLVTGVTAALYVVLPRPLGKTNPPIVVMGWGTLIASLAFNLNHPVWRDVPPLSTGAILGVLGIIFFGTLLTFSTLIYASRFTSSENISLMDALQPVSTFILSVIFFKESLSLAEVIGAIMVIIAIYLLQYTQRNNHLLDS
- a CDS encoding basic amino acid/polyamine antiporter, whose amino-acid sequence is MKSKQHGVSLMGLIMLVISASIGAGIYNASEQLAMVSTPGPALVAWLITGIGILGLTLSFKSLSETHPELNGMVEYAQTGFGNFAGFLSGWGYWLSSWVGSVAFATMMMSAVGYFLPSFRSGNSPIAVLTASVISWLLTLLVINGIELAASINVIITVLKLIPLVAFILLGIVLFKANVFTAHFWANFTSNFQYYQATPKGIFAQMKGCIITMMWVFVGIEGATMMTDRAQKRSDASKATIIGFLALLTINVVISMLPYGYLTQAQLAHVSNPALTYVVQDMIGPVGGALVSISLIITITGAWLSWTMLPVEATTQMAEKGLLPRWFGHLNRRQSPSHSLWMTQILLQLFLISLLFSSQAYNFAISLCTAAIVVCYSLVAAYQIKVGWHRHSFGLILPGILALAFELVGISFAGLQYVWLCTIAYVLGFVFYIRAAHEQHRRLTRLEIGLMILITLAAVAAVIAISTGKLALS
- a CDS encoding DMT family transporter, with product MKARMQQSQTYLGVILAIAGALMWGIQGPVSQFLYQDHSFSTEWLMGVKMLVSGVLILLFVRFGQRQPILKIWNRHNWLTLVLYALLGLTGVQYFFLLTVRASNPATATIMQSLGTVMIVILTALIYHQLPSRPEASAVLVALIGTWLLVTKGDLTQLAISPTAFGLGLTVALAGALQTMLPVRLIQHNNTLVVVGWAMLIGGVIFSLIHPVWVNPPHLNVGVVLGVGFIVIFGTMLAFICFISSLHYISPTTAGLLDTFEPLSATLGTVVCFNTSFNGAEVIGGLLILSTVFILAVPTKKHSS
- a CDS encoding TetR/AcrR family transcriptional regulator, giving the protein MAKQTRKTSTVADIQTALIQLINEKGLPNLNVTDLTRAAGIGRGTFYTHYTDKADLVEQVETDLLKRLQADLAHIMPDAMKWLISSTAEPAPFITETLNNFYENQRLIAALLSEQGDPYFLNRIKQVVFADLDTAMVQLGDQFQSRSDLPADYVREFIIDEIMGVILYWIKKPQPEQPAEVAQIITQLQRTAPAQLLRKTKEKGGTKDE
- a CDS encoding MFS transporter, translated to MAKASKQQVPITANQKLVLFSASSGFGLENMDVLFLSFTLSSIITTLHVSPGAAGLIGTITNWGMLIGAILFGMLGDRYGRVRVFTHTIFVFALATALMSIATNIYWIYLFRLLAGIGAGGEYGIGITLIAEAFPNRNLGKLSSIAAIGGQLGAVAAAILAALVIPSLGWHALYLFGLLPIALVFLVRRHLKESPTFVAARQREKLPPFAAIRRYMFANARVAWTTIGLMIMTTVQIAGYFGLMNWLPTIVQKQSHLNVAGSSLWMLATIGGMSVGMLTFGTILDWLGPRLAFGIFLLASAVLVYSIALAHSTGLLLVIGAVVGFFSNGMYGGYGAVVSQLYPTSVRSSANNIIVGVGRAVGGMSSLVIGLLMEHFNLLIVMLFLSILYLISFITMLTLPGFHRSAQ
- a CDS encoding MMPL family transporter; the protein is MNKFIKKYSGVAVLWLVAVVAAVLFLPNIGNLEAQKGQTKIPATMQSQVADNMQKHWGHHISNTRQVVLVYNNGEKPLTKAQQQRIDHQVQKLENHAQHYGIKGVTSITNTPAAKQQLLSKDRTTEIVQLNVSKRDSVETMNQKLQTGSKVSGVHSYVTGADVLNDDMRLSMVSGIKKTEIIATIFILIVLILVFRSPIVPLISLLTVGVSFIVSLSVVMNLVRFFNFPLSNFTQVFMVVVLFGIGTDYNILLYDQFKENLANGMERIQATVDARKQAGRTILDSGVSVLIGFAALGLANFSIYKSGFAVAVGVVVLLLVLLTLNPFFMAILGPKMYWPNKNLAEQSQNSRLWGWLSSKAVQFAVPAIVIVLAILLPLISFGHGNLSYDSAVELSNQVPSKQGLNVVEKHFSKGTAEPSTVYIQSKHSLNNQADLMKIDEVTNQLRSRKDVATVASVTQPGGQPIKQLYLKDQLQTLTGKMNQADQGVQQLQNGGNAQRFNGDQLRAIGESAQAIGQKLQTIQASAGNQPTGEQAVAAMQQRATALGSPLNQAQLQVIAGALQQAQAGQSNVAGQLNGIASDTQQIGNNAQALGQQLQALQVQAQQAQQGLGQLSGGLGQANGYLTSVQGSAAGQTFFIPEQVRQSSEFKQATQNYLSENEKTTKIMVVLKQNPSSAKAMKTVNDIQDQVQQNLKGSNLAHAKVAVNGQSALISDTQTIASGDFFRTSVIMLGGILIALIFVTRSILQPLYIEGTLLLAYFGALTLTHWISSLILGQTMLTWNTPFFAFIMIIALGVDYSIFLMRKYQTIAPTESPAHRIVAASKFIGVVVLSAALILGGTFAALIPSGVLTLIQVAIAVIIGLVILVIILPVVMAAAVKLTYPEQPQAKPQETE
- the pyrF gene encoding orotidine-5'-phosphate decarboxylase; its protein translation is MTDSQATHPLMIALDFQTKEAVQAFLAQFPDPAHLTVKIGMELFDRYGPAIVKEIQARGCAIFLDLKLFDIPNTVERALTQLGELGVQYVTVHTLGGSAMLQAAQRGLVAGAKRAHVAVPHLLGVTELTSISPVGLRDEQNCRLTMTEQVVALAKLAQQSDCDGVITSALELPALVAAVGPEFEYVVPGIRLASDAAGDQQRVATPQTARQAGATAIVVGRPINQSKTPVSAYAQYQTAWNA